The Nitrospirales bacterium genome includes a window with the following:
- a CDS encoding YkgJ family cysteine cluster protein has protein sequence MSAVPQFVPSRICFNCDVCCRFPERDSFLRPYFTRSEIEMAIQHGVSPEHFANRGGSQIEVVPHPSGEGYLCPAFDLSTSRCRIYEARPFDCQLYPLVLMWDDRHDEIQLGWDTKCPFLSPAGSDVPFSQDLSKLTVPPPLPEEIMQQAKRVADRLEEGAWHDQIIQHPHLVTPFQDDVVILRSLPRLTNAVGRPNA, from the coding sequence ATGTCCGCAGTTCCGCAATTCGTCCCGTCAAGGATTTGTTTCAACTGTGATGTCTGTTGTCGATTTCCGGAGCGAGATAGTTTTCTCCGTCCCTATTTCACGCGTTCAGAAATCGAAATGGCGATACAGCATGGTGTCTCACCAGAGCACTTTGCGAACCGGGGAGGGAGTCAAATCGAGGTGGTTCCGCACCCCTCAGGAGAGGGCTACCTCTGTCCGGCGTTCGATCTGTCCACCTCGCGTTGTCGCATCTATGAGGCTCGTCCCTTTGACTGTCAACTGTACCCTTTGGTGTTGATGTGGGATGACCGGCACGACGAGATCCAGTTAGGTTGGGATACGAAATGCCCATTCTTGTCGCCAGCCGGTTCGGATGTGCCGTTTTCTCAGGATCTCTCGAAGCTGACCGTCCCCCCCCCATTGCCAGAGGAAATCATGCAACAGGCGAAACGCGTGGCGGATCGGCTGGAAGAGGGAGCGTGGCATGATCAAATTATTCAACATCCTCATCTTGTCACCCCATTTCAGGACGATGTGGTCATCCTTCGATCGTTACCACGACTGACCAATGCGGTCGGTCGTCCGAATGCATAA
- a CDS encoding 2'-deoxycytidine 5'-triphosphate deaminase, translated as MPVPRKQGILPYQRLKELAADGAITAKPALTEAQFQPASLDLRLGRKAYRLLSSFLPEHPDTFGPHAHWEKAFQSDLVMYDMDITDGAILEKGHVYLIPLLEHLRLPKNIRGRTNPKSSTGRLDIFTRVITNRNVGFDEIRTGYEGPLYLEIVPRSFTIRVQTGLALNQLRLISGKPTVSDTDLRAVHRKTPLLYFNGEAHRANKPLPAREIHLNHGLFLSVDLQGTDEGTNTVIGYRAKKNSHVIDLKKINYYSALDFWEPITRHANNTLLLEPEEFYILASKERIQVPAGYASEMVAYEAACGELRTHYAGFFDPGFGVVNGKRKGTQVVLEVRPHDVPFLIYDGQTFFKVLYEKLFSLPTKLYGSSLGSSYHQQGLTLSKHFKW; from the coding sequence ATGCCGGTTCCTCGCAAACAAGGCATTCTTCCCTACCAACGCCTTAAAGAACTCGCGGCAGATGGTGCCATTACGGCCAAACCCGCGTTGACAGAAGCGCAATTTCAGCCCGCCAGCCTTGACCTTCGACTCGGACGGAAAGCCTACAGGCTGCTCAGTAGCTTTCTGCCGGAACACCCCGATACGTTTGGCCCGCACGCGCATTGGGAAAAAGCTTTTCAGTCGGATTTGGTCATGTATGACATGGATATCACCGATGGAGCCATTCTTGAAAAGGGCCACGTGTATCTCATTCCGTTACTCGAGCACCTGCGTCTCCCTAAAAACATACGGGGAAGAACCAACCCCAAGAGTTCAACGGGACGACTCGATATTTTCACCCGCGTCATCACCAACCGCAATGTGGGGTTTGACGAGATCCGCACAGGATATGAAGGCCCTCTCTACCTGGAAATTGTCCCCCGTTCATTCACCATCCGTGTCCAGACTGGATTGGCCCTCAATCAACTGCGCTTGATATCCGGCAAGCCAACCGTTTCCGACACCGATCTTCGGGCCGTGCACCGGAAAACCCCGTTGCTCTACTTCAACGGAGAAGCCCATCGCGCGAATAAACCGCTGCCAGCCAGAGAGATCCACCTCAACCATGGACTCTTTCTGAGCGTTGACCTGCAAGGAACGGACGAGGGGACCAATACGGTTATCGGCTATCGAGCGAAGAAAAACAGCCATGTCATTGATCTAAAAAAAATCAATTATTACTCGGCCCTCGACTTCTGGGAACCCATTACCCGTCATGCGAACAACACACTGTTGCTCGAACCTGAGGAATTCTATATTCTCGCATCCAAAGAGCGTATTCAGGTACCAGCGGGATATGCGTCTGAAATGGTGGCCTACGAAGCCGCGTGCGGAGAACTCCGCACGCATTATGCCGGGTTTTTCGACCCAGGGTTCGGCGTCGTCAACGGAAAACGGAAAGGCACTCAGGTGGTGCTAGAAGTCCGCCCTCATGATGTCCCGTTTTTAATCTACGACGGACAAACATTTTTTAAAGTGCTGTACGAAAAACTGTTCAGCCTCCCCACCAAGCTCTATGGGTCATCATTAGGATCGTCGTACCATCAACAAGGATTAACGTTGAGCAAACACTTTAAGTGGTAA
- a CDS encoding glutathione S-transferase N-terminal domain-containing protein has product MTLYHVSWCPECRIVKEKLEALSIPYESVIVPDFQPMRTQVHDVSGQYYVPVLVDNETVLTETPDILTHLDQYASSRPSDEK; this is encoded by the coding sequence ATGACTTTGTACCATGTTTCCTGGTGCCCGGAATGCCGTATCGTAAAGGAAAAGCTTGAAGCGCTCTCAATTCCGTACGAGAGCGTCATCGTCCCGGACTTTCAACCGATGCGGACTCAAGTTCATGATGTATCGGGACAGTATTACGTGCCGGTCTTAGTCGACAATGAGACCGTGCTCACGGAAACACCTGATATCTTAACGCACCTCGATCAATATGCATCCTCTCGTCCTTCTGACGAGAAGTAG
- a CDS encoding KamA family radical SAM protein, with the protein MDDWKRVLAESITKPKDLAKHLGVDPKEIEDVVGPYPMRITPTVLATIKEKGDPIWKQVVPEAIEIDDIDAPDDPLEEDTDSPVPHLVHRYPDRVLLMVTNQCPIYCRFCTRKRLVGKPGFLKKGELDQAIAYLREHTEVRDVILSGGDPLLLPDHLIERILRALRTIPHLELIRFGSRVPGTLPQRITAELCEIVKKYHPIYMNLHFNHPDELTPEVKEACGRLADAGVPLGAQTVLLKGVNDDPAIMKQLMHQLLLARVKPYYLYQADLTKGTNHFRTPVETGLKIIQALQGHTSGMAVPHLVIDAPGGGGKIPILPSEYLLHLDEKGAVLKNYENKTYHYPQPDQEHKRELPMVGAHLSNGSCSIETMDDL; encoded by the coding sequence ATGGACGATTGGAAACGTGTTCTTGCCGAAAGCATCACGAAACCCAAGGATTTGGCAAAACACCTGGGCGTTGACCCCAAGGAAATTGAAGACGTGGTAGGCCCCTATCCCATGCGAATCACGCCCACCGTGCTCGCGACCATTAAGGAAAAGGGAGATCCGATCTGGAAACAAGTGGTTCCTGAAGCCATTGAGATCGATGACATCGATGCTCCCGATGATCCCTTGGAAGAAGACACCGACAGTCCTGTTCCACATTTGGTCCATCGTTACCCTGACCGGGTCTTGTTGATGGTCACGAATCAATGTCCTATCTATTGCCGCTTTTGCACGAGAAAACGGTTGGTCGGGAAGCCAGGATTTTTAAAGAAAGGAGAACTCGACCAGGCCATCGCCTACCTTCGGGAACATACCGAAGTCCGGGATGTGATTCTCTCAGGGGGCGATCCATTGCTCCTCCCTGACCATCTCATTGAACGGATCCTCCGAGCCTTGCGGACAATTCCTCATCTTGAACTGATTCGTTTCGGCTCCCGCGTACCGGGGACCTTACCCCAACGTATTACGGCCGAGCTCTGTGAAATCGTCAAAAAATACCATCCGATCTACATGAACTTACATTTCAATCATCCCGATGAGCTGACGCCTGAAGTCAAAGAGGCATGCGGCCGACTCGCTGATGCCGGAGTGCCTCTTGGCGCACAGACCGTCCTATTAAAGGGGGTGAACGATGACCCGGCGATCATGAAACAGTTAATGCATCAGTTGCTCCTGGCGAGAGTGAAACCTTATTATCTCTACCAAGCCGACTTGACCAAGGGAACGAATCATTTCCGTACCCCGGTCGAGACGGGACTCAAGATCATTCAAGCTCTTCAAGGACACACGAGCGGAATGGCGGTGCCGCATCTGGTCATTGACGCACCGGGTGGTGGCGGGAAGATTCCGATTCTTCCCAGCGAGTACCTGCTACACCTTGACGAAAAAGGCGCGGTTCTGAAAAATTACGAGAATAAGACCTATCATTATCCTCAGCCAGATCAAGAGCATAAACGGGAACTGCCGATGGTAGGGGCGCATCTCTCCAATGGTTCGTGTAGTATCGAGACAATGGACGATCTCTAA
- a CDS encoding phosphatidylglycerol lysyltransferase domain-containing protein — protein MANGRTTALSTWAFAPHYVWKDQFSFAWTEIEGWWCLFAEYVDGLYMPLPPLGPGSASGNALGFDAVVSQVMEFMRSKNFGSSVTRIENVPSELAASFEGMGYTVRTKDAEYLYRREDIAKLEGDRYKSPRHAYNRFLQNGRIRYEPYGTGDRVECRELFHRWSGQKEKQYAGACRDGFGIERFMLQDAESAHRIIMECSESLDLTGRVVRVHGAMCAYTFGFRRSSDVFCVLVEVTDRTIVGASHYVFREFCRELEPYTFINTMDDSGLPSLARSKQAYAPVERVQNYIVTP, from the coding sequence ATGGCAAATGGTAGAACAACGGCGTTATCCACGTGGGCCTTCGCTCCACATTATGTATGGAAAGATCAGTTTTCTTTCGCATGGACGGAGATTGAGGGGTGGTGGTGCCTGTTTGCGGAATACGTCGATGGTCTGTACATGCCCTTGCCTCCATTAGGCCCTGGCTCAGCATCAGGCAATGCTCTTGGATTTGATGCTGTCGTCAGTCAGGTCATGGAGTTTATGAGGTCCAAAAACTTCGGCTCCTCTGTGACGAGAATAGAGAATGTGCCAAGCGAGTTGGCCGCATCTTTCGAGGGCATGGGATATACGGTTCGAACGAAGGATGCGGAGTATCTTTATCGACGGGAGGACATTGCGAAGCTGGAGGGTGATCGATACAAATCGCCTCGACATGCCTATAACCGATTTCTGCAAAACGGCCGGATACGGTATGAACCCTATGGGACTGGCGATCGGGTCGAGTGTCGGGAACTCTTTCATCGATGGTCGGGTCAGAAAGAGAAGCAGTATGCTGGGGCATGCCGCGACGGTTTCGGTATCGAACGGTTCATGCTCCAGGATGCTGAGTCGGCCCATCGAATCATCATGGAATGTTCGGAGTCTTTGGACCTGACCGGACGTGTCGTGCGGGTTCATGGGGCGATGTGTGCCTATACCTTTGGCTTTAGGCGGTCTTCAGACGTATTCTGTGTTCTGGTCGAAGTGACGGACCGAACGATCGTGGGGGCTTCGCACTATGTCTTTCGGGAGTTTTGTCGGGAGCTGGAACCGTATACCTTTATCAATACGATGGACGATTCAGGTCTTCCCAGTCTCGCCAGATCGAAACAAGCTTACGCGCCTGTTGAACGGGTGCAGAATTACATTGTCACCCCATGA